Genomic segment of Candidatus Binatia bacterium:
CTCGTAGAGCGATTCGATAACCGTCTTGAGGCGGGCGTACTGGCTGAAAATCGACTGGGGGTTCGGGTGCGTCATGTAGAAGTTCTGCGCGTTGATGACCTCTACGACCCGGCTCAGTTCCTCTTCCGTGGCAGCGATCTGCGCCTCGATGGTTGCCAGCTCGCGCGTCCGTTTCGCCGCTTCGCGGGCCGCCCGCTTCTCCGCCTCCCGATCGGGCGGCGTGGGCGCTGCGGTGCGCGAGTCCCGCGACAGCGCTGCCGTCACCGGCAGTCCAGCCGACCGCAGTGCGGTCGGCGCCAGCGGTGCCTGCGCCTCGCGTTCCTTGGCCCGCAGGTATTCATCGTAGTTACCCAGATAACGCACCGCCGTGCCATGCCCGACTTCGACGATCTCGTCGGGAAGGCGGTCGAGGAAGTAACGGTCGTGGGCGACGAATACCAACGTCCCCGCATATGCCAGCAGCGCCTCTAGCAGCACCTCCTTTGCGGCGAGGTCGAGATGGTTTGTCGGTTCGTCGAGCAGCAGGCAGTTGGTCGGGTGCAGCAGTAACGTCGCCAGCGCCAATCGGCTGCGCTCGCCGCCGCTGAGCACGCGCGTGGGTTTGAACACGGCATCGCCGCTGAAGAGGAAGGCGCCGAGAAAGGCTCGCACGAGAGGGACGAAGTCCAGCGGCGCGGCCGCGGTCACAACGTCGAGCACAGTCTTGTCCGGATCCATGCTGGCACCGCGGTCCTGGGCAAAATAGCTCAAGGAGACGTTGCTTCCGACTCGCCGTTCCCCCTGGTCGAGCGGCTCTGCACCAGCCAGCAACCGCATCAGCGTCGACTTGCCGGCTCCGTTCGGGCCGACCACGGCGACCTTGCGACCGCGCTCGATCGTCAGGTCGATGCCGGCGTAGACGCTCACCGACCCGTAGGCCTTCGCCGCGCCTCGCAATTCGAGAACCATCCGGCCGCTGCGCGGTGGCTGCGGAAAGCGGAAGTGCAGCGTCCGCATACCCTCCGGCGGCTCGAGCCTTGGGAGCTTCTCGAGCTGCTTGATGCGGCTCTGCACGAGCGCGGCTTTCGATGCCTGGTACCGGAACCGGTTGATGAAGCCCTGGATGCGTTCGATCTCTTCCTGCTGTTGGCGATACGCCTCCGTCTGCTGACGTATCCGCTCTTCGCGCTCGACGAGATAGTGGCTGTAGTCGCAGGTGAAGTCGGTCAGCTTACCACGCGACAGTTCGGTAATGCCGGTTACCGTCTGGTCGAGGAAATAGCGGTCGTGCGCGACCAGCAGGACCGTATGCGGGTACGCGCGCAGAAACCCCTCGAGCCAATCGCGTGCTTCGAGGTCGAGATGGTTCGTGGGTTCGTCGAGCAGGAGAAGCCGGGGCTTCTCCAGCAACAACTTGGCGAGCGCAATACGCATCTGCCAGCCGCCGGAGAACTCGCTGCAGTCGCGTTGCAGGTCGTCGGCGGTGAAGCCCAATCCGGCAAGTACCGCTTCCGCGCGGCTTTCCAGGTCGTAACTGCCGTGTGCGTCCCACGCCTCGCGCGCGGCTGCGTACTCCGTCATGAGGACTTCGTGGCGGGGGTCGTCGGCGCCGGTCTCGGCCAGCGCGGCTTCGATGCGCCCGCAAGCCGCGGCGATGGCGTGCACGTGTTCGAATGCGCTCATCGCCTCCGCCAGTACCGTCCGACCCGCGAGGCCGTAAACCTCTTGTGGCAGATAGCCTACGGTCGCGCCCTTCGGCAGGCTGAAGTTCCCGCCGTCGGGCTCCATCTCCCCGGCGATAATGCGGAGGAAGGTGGACTTACCGGATCCATTCGCGCCCACCATGGCCACGCGTGCCCCGGCGGGGACGAACCAATTGACCCCGGCAAGCACCACCTGGCCGCCGAAGGCCTTGCTCAGATTACTGACGGTCAACACCTGCGCTACACCCTTCGTGGGGGATGGTCGGTCGAGCGCCCGACCTCGCAGACCTAGCGAGCCGGAGCTGGCCCGGCAAGCGCGGTGGCAGTGGTGCGGTCAACCTTACGTTCCGCCGGACGAGCGGTAGCGCCCATAGGCCGCCTCCCAGTTTCGCCCGTCGTACTCCTCCACTGGCAACGCCGCCGCATCGACGTTGTCGAGACATCTGACGTTGACGTCAATCCGATCGGGATCGGAGCGCGGCACGTAGTAGGGAGCGACGCCGCAGACGCGGCAGAATAGGTGCTTGGCGGCACCCGTGTTGAAGGCGTACGTCACCAGGTCGTCAGCCCCCGCGAGGAGCCGGAAGACGCCCCGGGGTACGATCCAGTGCAGGTACGCCTTTTTGGTGCAGACCGAGCAGTTGCATACGACGACCTTCTCGGGTCGCGCCGCAACCTCGAAGCGTACCCGACCGCAGTGGCAGCCGCCCCGAGCGAAGGCATCGGACGAACTCATGAGGGCGTCTCCGACCGTGGCCTCTGTGCGCTCCGGCGAAGTCCTTCGGAACCGAATCGCGGCATGCCCGGGGCATCTAGCACGATTCACGAACTTCGCCGAGCACTGTGGACCCAATGGCCGCGCGCACGGCTCGACGACGGCGAGATCCGGTTGCCGCGCCCCGGCTCGGCGACCTAGAATGATTTTCAGGAGGCCGACCAGAATGCACGTCAGCATCAAGTGGTGCGTACCTTGAAACTATCTCCCCCGCGCGACCAGTTTGGCCGCGTCGTTGAAGCGCGAGTTCCGGGTCGAGGCTGAACTCATACGGGGTACGGGAGGCGTGTTCGATGTGCACGCCGACGGTAAGCTGATCTTCTCGAAGCACGAGCACGGTCGCTTCCCGAACGAAGGCGAGGTCGAGGCTTTGCTGCACGCAGCCGGCTACTGAAGGTGGTGGCCCGTCCGTGACCGACGAGGCAATCAAAGTACTGCTCGTTGAGGACGATCCGGCAGAGGCCGGACGTGCAAGGGAATACCTCGTTGACCGGTGTGCAACCCCGTTCGGGATCGTCGCCGTGGGCACGCTCGCCGCTGCGAGAGCACGCTTGGCCGAGGAACGGTTCGATGCCGTAGTGCTCGACCTCGATCTCCCCGACAGTCGTGGCCTGGACACGCTGACCCAGATCCGTAGCGTCGCCGGCGATGTGCCCATCGTGATTCTATCTGCCCTCGACAGCGAGGAGACCGGCGTGGCCGCAGTGCGTGCCGGGGCGCAGGAATACCTTGTCAAAGAGGACGTGCTCCGTGGGGTTCTTGCTCGCAGTGTGCAACAGGCGATCGCCCGCCGGGCCCTCCAGCAGGAGCTGACCCAACGCACGCAGCAGCTTGAAGCGGCAAATCGGCTCAAGGATCTGTTCGTTGACGTCATGCGACACGACTTGCTGGATCAGGTGGCCGCGATCCTTGGCGCCGCGGATCTGCTCCTGGCACACGAAGGTGACGACGAAAGTCAGGATCTGCTGCGCACCGTAGTGCAGCGCGCCGAGCGCCTTGCCGGCATCATTCGTGCCGCCACTCTGTACGCCAAACTGCAAGGGCCGGAGGAATTGCCGAAGGAACGGCTCGACCTCAGCGCTTTGATTCGCGCCGCGGTCGCGGAAGTTCGTCAGTTGGTGGCCGAAAAGCAGCAACGGGTGACCATTCGCTGTGCTCCCGAGTCGTACGCGATGGTCAACCCGATCCTGCAAAATGCCCTGGTACAACTGCTGCGCAACGCCGTGCGTTACTCCCCTCCGGGACGGCGCATCGACGTTTCGCTCGGGGAAGCGGATTTCGGTTACCGCATCGCGGTGACGGACTGGGGCGACGGTATACCGTCGCCAGAGCGCGAGAGCCTTTTCTCCCGTCTCGAGCGGCCTGACAGGGCCGCCGCCAAGGGCACCGGACTCGGCGTTGCGATCGTGAAGCGCGTCGCCGATCTGCACGGCGGCAGAGTCGGCGTGGCCGAGAATCCGGAGGGCGGCAGCGTCTTCACGATCGACCTGCCGCGGACATGACCGGCGCGAGAAGCGACTTTGTCCCGGGTCCTTCTCAGGAGGCGGTACGTCGGCCGCGCCACCTCAGCAGCGCGGCGCCGAGCACGCCGCTACCCATGAGGACCATCGTTGCCGGCTCGGGAACGGGACTATTGAGGAAGTCGCCGGAACGAACCTGGGTGCTCGCAAACGTTCCCGGGGCAGTGCCGGTTGCCCAGAACTGTAAACTGAAGCCACCGTGGTAGCCGACATTGGTCGGGAGCCCGAAGAACGACAGCAGGCCCGACTCCTTGACGTCCTGGTACCCGCCAGCGGCCACCTTGACGTTGCCGGCTCCAAACACCCTGGTGGTACCCGCGAAACTCCCGCTCAGCAGGGTGGTTCCAAGGGCGATCTCGAGGTTCCCGTCATTGTCGAAGTCCACACCGCCCACGATCTGCAAGCTGCCGCCGGGGCCAAACTCCCACCGTGCCGGGTTGGGCGAACCGGCAAAGGCGCCGGTGGTGAAGCTCAGGATGCAGTTGACGCAGGTGACCGTGGTTCCGTTGTTACTGGGAGTACTCAGTCCAACGATGTTATCGACGTCGATGCCGCTGCCGACGAGTGCGCCACCAGCGGTCGCATAACTAATGGTGCCCGTCGTGGGAGCGATGACGCCGAAATCGAGATACGGCATGGCGGTTGCGGGCGCGGACCACAGCAACAGCAGGGCGACGGCAGCAGTAGCGCCAAAGTGCCCGCGAGTTCCGGATGCCTCGCGCAGCCGTCCCGTCCCCGCACTCCGAGAGGCGATTGTGGATTTCATTTTACCCTCCGCACCTACGGGACGACCCTTTACAAGTCAACCGGAGTGGCGCGAGTTTAGCAAGCTCTAAATCTTGCCGGACGGAAGTGTAGACGCGCACCCGTAAGCCGGCATTGTTCATGCGGGGTGACTTGCCGACTGCGCGCTGCTTTGTGCCGGTTATAATTCCGTCCGCCGCAGGCGCAGCGCGTTGGCGACCACGGACACGGAGCTGAAACTCATCGCCGCGCTCGCCAGCATCGGGCTCAGTAACAGTCCAGCCGCCGGGTAGAGCACCCCGGCCGCAATCGGTACGCCCAGGGTGTTGTACACGAAGGCAAAAAACAGATTCTGCCGGATGTTGCGCATGGTGGCGCGACTCAGTCGCCGCGCCCGGGCGATGCCGCGCAGATCGCCGTTAACGAGCGTTATGCCGGCACTTTCAATAGCGACGTCGGTGCCCGTTCCCATGGCGATGCCAACATGAGCCTGAGCCAGGGCAGGGGCGTCATTCACCCCATCTCCGGCCATGGCGACAACGCGCCCCTCGCCTTGCAGGCGGACAACGATCTCGCGCTTCCGTGCCGGGAGTACCTCGGCCTCGAACGTGTCGATGCCGAGGCTTCTTGCGATTGCCGCGGCGCTGGTCGAACTGTCCCCGGTCAACATGACCACGCGGATGCCCTCGCGGTGCAGGAGGGCCAGCGCCTCGGGAGTCGATGGCTTCACCGGATCGGCGACACCGAGTAACCCCGCCGGTCTTCCATCGACCGCAACCATGACGACCGTCTGGCCAGAGCCGGCCAGATCTCGCCAGGCTTTAGCCAGTTCACCCGCGTCGATGCCGAGATCGGCGAACAGCCGGTCGTTTCCCAATGCCACGGGGCGACCACCGACCCTGCCGGCAACGCCCTTGCCGGGGACCGACCGGAAATCCGACGGTGCCGTCGTTGCAACACCCCGTGCCTCCGCCGCCGCCAGAACCGCCCCCGCCAACGGGTGTTCGCTACCGCGTTCGAGGCCGGCCGCGAAGGCCAGTAACGCATCCTCCTCCCAACCGTCGATCGCCACAATCGACTGTACCGCCGGCTTCCCCGCCGTCAGCGTGCCGGTCTTGTCCACGACCACGGTGTCGACCTTCTCGAGGATTTCGATGACCTCGGCATTCCTGATCAGTACGCCGGCCGTCGCGCCACGGCCGGTACCGACCATGATCGACATCGGCGTGGCCAACCCGAGCGCACACGGACAAGCGATGATGAGCACCGCAACCGCATTCACCAGCGCATAGGCGAGCCGCGGTTCGGGACCCAGGATGCTCCACACGAGAAAAGTGATCGTTGCGACGGCCAGCACCGCCGGTACAAAGTAGCCCGCGACCACATCGGCGGACCGCTGAATCGGGGCGCGGCTGCGCTGCGCCTGCGTCACCATGCGGACTATCTGGGCCAGCAACGTCTGTTGCCCAACCCGTTCCGCACGCATGACGAAGCTGCCCGTCCCGTTGACCGTTCCACCCGTGACTCGGCTCCCGACGGTCTTCTCCACCGGAATCGGCTCGCCGGTCACCATCGATTCGTCGATCGAGGTGCCGCCCTCGACCACGCTGCCGTCCACGGGGACCTTCTCCCCCGGACGCACGCGCAGGCGGTCATCGACCTTTACCGCCGCCAGCGGCACGTCCGCCTCGCTGCCGTCATCCTGGATGCGCCGCGCGGTCTTCGGGGCGAGACCGAGCAGCGCCCGAATCGCGCCACTGGTCCGCTGTCGGGCCCGCAGTTCGAGGACCTGACCGAAGAGGACGAGCGTGACAATTACGGCGGCGGCCTCGAAGTACACCGGCACCTGACCGCCGTGGCCGCGGAAGCCCGCCGGGAATGCGTGCGGAACGAGCGTGGCCAGAACGCTGTACGCGTACGCAACCCCGGTGCCGATAGCGATCAGGGTGAACATGTTGAGCCGCCGCGTGACCAGCGATGTCCAGCCGCGTTCGAAGAACGGCCAGCCCCCCCACAACACCACGGGCGTCGCCAGCAGGAACTGCACCCACAGCACCGTGGCCGCGCCGAGGGCGTGCTGCACCGGTTGGCCCGGGATCATGTCCGCCATGGCGAGCACGAACACCGGCAGGGTGACCGCGAGACTCGCCCAGAAGCGCCGGGTCATGTCGCGCAACTCGGGGTTACCCGCCTCCTCGACGGCTACCGTGCGCGGCTCCAGCGCCATGCCGCAGATCGGGCACGCGCCGGGTTCGGGGCGGACGATTTCGGGGTGCATCGGACAGACGTATTCGAGCCGCGTTGGCAGGCCGACTTCCTCGGGCTCGAGCGCCATTCCGCAGTCCGGGCACGGCCCCGGGCCGGAGGCGTGGATCTCCGGGTGCATCGGGCACGTGTAGGTGGTACCGACGGGAGCCGGCGGCGTTTCCGCCGCGGCACGAGGGGTCAGGTAGTGCTCCGGATTCGCACGGAACTTCTCGCGGCATTTCGGGTTGCAGAAACCGTAAGTGACGCCACGGTATTCCCACGCGCCGCCCCGGGGCGCCGCCGGATCGACTTGCATACCACAGACAGGATCGGTCCCGCTGGGCGGATCGCCGGCCGAGGATCGCGCTACGTCCATGCAATCCGGGAAGGTAGCAAAATACGCGGGGAAACGGCAGCACGCCGCAACGGCGCACGGATGTTGCATCCGTCATCGACGATCGGCACCCGCATCGGTAGCGCCGGGGACGCATCGTCGCCGCTTCCAGCCATCGCGGCCGATCGTAGATGCCCGGAATGCGAGTGGCCAACGGAGCCTTGCCGGTGCCGATGCCCGCCTCACCGGGCGCGGACGTCTAGCCGCCGGCGGCGTATGCCTCCGGGCGCTCGGCGAAGCGGGCGGTGCATTCGAGGGAGCAGAAGTAGTAGTCCCGGTCGACGTACCTGAGGTGCCCTGCCGCGTTGCGGCGCTCGACGCGCATCCGGCATACCGGGTCCACCACGTCGCCACCGACACCTCCGGTCCGGATTGCCAGCGCAAAAACCTCGACCGGGTCGAGGGCATTGCGCACCGTCACGGGGCCAAGCGCGGTCACGGCAATACCCCGCGCCGCTGCCACTCCGACAACGGCCGCCGTCGCCAGTGCCTCGTCGGCCCGGGCCTGCGCCGCGATCCGTGCCGTCAGGTTCACCGCCGCGCCGAACACGTCTTCGTCCACCTCGACGGCCGTGCCGTGATGCACGCCCGCGCGCAGACAGGGCGCGTCCCCGGTCGCCATCGCGTCCCACAGCGCCGTCACGAAATCCAAAGCACCCGCCGGATCCGGCGTAACCACCAGCACGGCGTCGCCCATGGTCTTCACCAGACGACCACCCTCCGGAATCACGCTTCGCACGGTCGCCGCAAACGTCCGTGCCAACTCCGCCGCGGCGGCGTCGCCGTGCGCTTCGGTCAAGGCCGTGAAACCCGCCAGATCGACGATGGCAAACGTCCCAACCATACGGACCCGCGCCCCCAACGCCGGTCACGCCGGCCGCCGGGCGTAGAACGCCTTCACGATGTCGAAGTACACATTCTCCTCGCGCTCGAGCTCGAAGCCGGCCCTCAGGACATTGGCTCCCGTATCGCGGTTCATCGCCGGCCCCAGCCGGCGCGATATCACGGTCATCAAATCCTGCATCACCGCCACCGGACCGAAGCGGCTACGCACGTGCTCGAACATCAGCAGGCGGCCCCCGGGTCGCAGGCAGCGAAACAGCTCCCTCAGACCGCGAACGGGATCAGGCACCGAGCAGAACGTGCACGAGGTTGCGATCGAGTCGAAGGTCGCGTCGTCGAACTCCAACGCCTGCACGTCCATCACGCGAAGCTCGATCTCGCCCGGATACGCCGCCGCGCGCGGGCGCGCCGCCGCGATCATGCCGGAGCTGATGTCGATCGCCGTCAGCGATAGGCCGGGTGGGAAGAACGCGAAGTCGTGACCGGTCCCCGCCGCCACCATGAGGCACCGGCCGCGCAGATTCGCGAATACCCGTCGCTTGGAGGCGCCAAAGCGCTGTGCGTCTGCCCACGTCATCCACTCGTAAGTCCGACTGGCGCGGTCCCATTTCTCCTGGCACTGCCTATCCATGCTCGCCTCCATCATCGGTCTCCGGCGCGGAGCGCCCAGTCATAAGCGTGGACGGCGCCCACGACGATGATTCCGAAGACCGCGCCGGCAAGGACACCAACGCCGTCCGCGCTTCCGTGATCCATTGAATCGCGCATGCCGAAGATCATGCCGCCGTACATGCCGATGAGCGATCCCGGCACCATGACCTGAAACATTCCCAGCACCGGGCCGCACACCGGCATGAGTCCGATGTGCACGGCCATGCCGATGCCCATGCCGGCAATCATCGCCAGCGCCATGTCCCAGGCCGGCGTCACCGTTGCCCCTACTGCACTCGCGGTAACCGCCCCCGTTACCGCTCCGGCCGCGTGATCGCCGAGCGCAAACATCAACCAACGCAAACGTGTGTCGTACATCTTGCTTCTCCTCTAACGATCGCCGGACCCGACAGTCTCCCCCACCATCCGGCGGGGCGACACCATGCCGGTGCCACCCCGCCGGGCACCGCCTAGTTCGGAGACTTCGCCAGGGCCGCCTGCTCTTCCGCCATCGCCGCATAGTCCTTCTGCTGCCGCTTGAACGAGTCAATGAGACCGCGGCAATGCGTCACCCACGACGCGGCCGGCTTTCCGCCGCCCTTCTGGAACGACACCAGCATCTCCTCGTGGGTCTTCACCTTCGCTGCGGCCGCTGCGGCCTGACCGGTGTAATAGTCCGCGATGGCCTGGTGGTCCGCCGCGGTTTTCGCGGCCGCGACCTTGGCGGCGACGTTACCTTCGTCGATCGCCTGAGCCCCGGCGATGATGGGCATGCCGAGACTTAGCGCAAGAGTCAGCGCAACTGCCGTCAACTTCGGATGTTTCATATCGATCCTCCTGTTCCGTCAGGCCAGATTACCCACCCATCTGACGCGGCCCCTCGATACGGCCCTTGAAATGACAGGGCCTACTCGGGGCGAACGGAAACGTTTCCACCCGGCAGACCCTCTCCGTTCGTGCCGAGTAGCGCCGTCTCGACCACCCGAGCGCCCAGAGTAGCCGATGTATTCTCAATCGGCGTAGCGAAGGGCTCAGGCGCGTATCGAGGCACGCCGAACCTCACTGTCGATCCGCGTCAGGAAGCACCAAGTGCTCATCTGTGCCCGCCTTCCCTTCTCGTTGGACCAATAACCCCGCTAGACCGCATACCCGCACCCGAGGCGGGGGCGGCGCTCGGCTCCGTCTGCGGCGGTTCATGACGCCCACTCCCGCCTCAGCTCCCAGCGCTTCGCCAGTGTGAAGACAACAGGATACACCAACAGTTCCATGAGAAAACTTACGGCGATGCCGCCGATCAGCGGGGCAACCAGCCGCCGGGTTACGTCCGCACCAGTCCCCGTCGCCCAGAGCAGCGGCAGCAGCCCGATCATGTCGGTGGCCACCGTCATCGTCTTGGGCCGGATTCGTTTCACCGCCCCCTCGTAGACGGCGGCGAACAGGTCGTCCCGGTTCCGCATGCGTCCCTCCGCCTTCGCCTGATCGAACGCTCCGTAGAGATAGAGCAGCATGATCTGGCCGGTCTCGGCGTCGACACCTAACAACGCAATGATGCCGACCCACACCGCCAGACTCATGTTGTAATCCAGCGCCCACAGGAACCAGAACGCACCGATCAGGCTGAACGGCACGGCGAGCAACACCACCCCAACGCGGAGCCAGCTCCGATTGGCGAGGTACAGCAGGAACACGATCAGCAGCAACGTGATCGGGATAACCAGCCGCAGGCGCTGGTTCGCCTGCTCGAGATACTCGAAACGCCCGGACCACACCCGCGTGTAGCCCGGCGGCATGGGCACGGCTTCCGCCGCCACCCGCTTTGCCTCTTCGACGTATCCGCCGAGATCGCGCCCGGCGATATCGACGAACACCCACGCCGTCCGTTGCGCGTTCTCGCTGCGGATCATCGGCGGTCCCGGGTTGATGCTGATGTCCGCCACCTCGCCGAGCGGCACCTGGGCGCCCGTCGGCGCGGCGACCAGCACGCCCCGCAGCGCCGGAACATCGTCGCGCAGCTCCCGCGCGTACCGCACGTTGAGTGGATAGCGCTCGAGGCCCTCGACCGTCGTGGTCACGGTCATACCACCGACCGCCGTCTGGATGACGTCCTGCACGTCGCCAGTGGTCAGGCCGTAACGCGCCGCCCGGCCACGGTCGATGTCGATGTCGAGGTAGTAGCCGCCGAGCGTGCGTTCCGGGTAAGCGCTCAGCGTTCCCGGCACGGTCTGCATCGCCGTCGCCGTGCGTTCGGCGAGCTCGCCGAGAACCTGCAGGTCGGGGCCGAGAATCTTTATTCCCACCGGCGTCTTGATGCCGGTGGCGAGCATGTTGATGCGGTTCTCGATCGGGTATGGCCAGGCGTTCGCCAGGCCGGGGAAGCTAACGACCTCGTTCAGTCCCGGATGCCGCGTGCCGTCCGCGTCGGTCCAGCCGAACTTCAGCTCGTCCATGTCGATGCGGCGCCGCTCCGGCCAGAATGTCGCCGTAAACGGCCACTTCAGCGACGCCGGCCAGCCGGAGAAGAAGTACCCGACGGACCGGCTCCGCCAGCGTTCCGGCTCGGTGTGCAATTGGATGACGGTCTCGATCATCGACAAAGGCGCCGGATCCGTGGCGGTGTCGGCGCGGCCGATCTTCCCGTGCACCGTCGCCACCTCCGGAAAGGTCTTGATGAGCTTGTCGGTCTGCTGCAACAACGCCCGACTCGTGCCGATGGCGATGCTCGGGTCGGTGGTCGGCATGTACAGCAGATCGCCCTCGTCGAGCGCCGGCATGAACTCCTCGCCGATGTGGCGTAACGGATAGAGCGTCGACGCCCCGAGCAGCAGCGTCACGCTCAGCGTCACGTATGGGTGCCGCATCACCCAGCGGAAGGCCGGTGCGTATATGGCGACCGAGGCACGGTTGATGGGGTTGCGGTCTTCCACCGGGATGCGGCCGCGAATCAGGTAGACCATCAGCACCGGCACTACGGTTACGCCCAGAATCGCCCCGGCGGCGATGGCAAACGTCTTCGTGTACGCCAGCGGCTTGAACAGTCGGCCCGACTGCTCGCCGAGGACGAAGATCGGCAGGAACGACACGGTGATGATGAGCAAAGAGAAGAACAGGCTCGGGCCGACTTCCTGCGCCGCTTCGAGTACCACCCGCACGTGGCCCCTCGGCGGTTCCCCCCGCGCCACTTGCTCCCGCTCCCACTCGAGGTGCTTGTGGGCGTTCTCGATCATGACGACGCCCGAGTCCACCATCACGCCGATCGCCAGTGCCAGGCCGCCGAGGCTCATGATGTTCGCGTTGATGCCGAGTAGCTGCATGACGAGGATCGACACCAGCAAGCCGACCGGCAACACCAGCAGCGCCACCAGGGCACTGCGCACATGGGCAAGGAAGATCAGACAGATTACGGCAACCACGGCGAGCTCCTCGAGAACGGCGCGGCGCAGGGTTTCGACGGCCCGCTGAATGAGGGCCGACCGGTCGTACGTGGTGACGGCGAACACGCCCGGCGGCAGGCCTTCCTCGAGCTCCTCGAGTTTGGCGCGCGCTTCGCGAATCACCCGATAGGCGTTTTCACCGAAGCGCGAAATGACCACCCCACCGACGGCTTCGCCAATACCGTCGAATTCGCCGACACCGCGGCGGCTCTCGCCACCGACCGCCAGCGTCGCCACGTCGCCGAGCAGGATCGGCGTGCCCTTATCGCCCACTCCCACGGGAACCCGCGCCAGGTCGTCGAGGCCGCGCAGGTAAGCACGACTGCGCACCATGTATTCGTTTTCCGCCTGCTCGATGACGGAGCCGCCGACGTCGTTGTTCGAGCGCTGCACCGCGTCGACCACGGTGCGCAGCGGCAGCCGATACGCCTGCAACACCACCGGATCGAGCACGACCTGGTACTGGCGCACGAACCCGCCAATCGCTGCCACCTCGGCCACGCCGGGCACCGCCGTGAGCGGATAGCGAAGATACCAGTCCTGCAGGCTGCGAAGCTGACTGAGGTCCTGGTTGGACGAAACCAGCGGCGTTCCCGTCAGCGGGCACGCGCCGGAACGTTCGAAACCCCGCACGCGGCGCAACGACGCACGTTGCGGCGCCGGCGCATCGTCGCGCGTCGCGTACCAGCGGTCGGCCTCCGGATCGTGAAATATCCCGCCGGGGTGCTCGGCGCAGTAGAACCCCGGATACAGCACGTACTGGTAAACCCAGCCCACCCCCGTCGCGTCTGGCCCGAGCTTCGGCTCGACCCCCCGCGGCAAGCGGTCACGCGCGAAGTTGAGGTATTCGAGGACGCGGCTGCGCGCCCAGTAGATGTCGGTGCCGTCCTCGAAGAGCACGTAGACGAACGACAGCTCGAACATGCTGTAGCCGCGGACGTAGGTCGCCCCGGGGACGGCCAGCAGCGCACTCGCGAGAGGGTAGGTGACCTGGTCGTCCACAACCTGCGGGTTCTGCCCCGGGTACTCGGTCACGACGATGACCTGCACGTCGGAGAGATCGGGGATGGCGTCGAGGCGAATGTTGTACGTCGCCCAGACCCCGACGGCCGCCAGCATCCCGGTGAGCAACAGGACGAGTACGCGGTTGTTCACCGCGTACTCAATGAGCCTGGCGATCATGATTCTCTCCCGCCGCGGCCGCACCGGCAGCGGGCACGGT
This window contains:
- a CDS encoding Rdx family protein, with amino-acid sequence MKREFRVEAELIRGTGGVFDVHADGKLIFSKHEHGRFPNEGEVEALLHAAGY
- a CDS encoding heavy metal translocating P-type ATPase translates to MQVDPAAPRGGAWEYRGVTYGFCNPKCREKFRANPEHYLTPRAAAETPPAPVGTTYTCPMHPEIHASGPGPCPDCGMALEPEEVGLPTRLEYVCPMHPEIVRPEPGACPICGMALEPRTVAVEEAGNPELRDMTRRFWASLAVTLPVFVLAMADMIPGQPVQHALGAATVLWVQFLLATPVVLWGGWPFFERGWTSLVTRRLNMFTLIAIGTGVAYAYSVLATLVPHAFPAGFRGHGGQVPVYFEAAAVIVTLVLFGQVLELRARQRTSGAIRALLGLAPKTARRIQDDGSEADVPLAAVKVDDRLRVRPGEKVPVDGSVVEGGTSIDESMVTGEPIPVEKTVGSRVTGGTVNGTGSFVMRAERVGQQTLLAQIVRMVTQAQRSRAPIQRSADVVAGYFVPAVLAVATITFLVWSILGPEPRLAYALVNAVAVLIIACPCALGLATPMSIMVGTGRGATAGVLIRNAEVIEILEKVDTVVVDKTGTLTAGKPAVQSIVAIDGWEEDALLAFAAGLERGSEHPLAGAVLAAAEARGVATTAPSDFRSVPGKGVAGRVGGRPVALGNDRLFADLGIDAGELAKAWRDLAGSGQTVVMVAVDGRPAGLLGVADPVKPSTPEALALLHREGIRVVMLTGDSSTSAAAIARSLGIDTFEAEVLPARKREIVVRLQGEGRVVAMAGDGVNDAPALAQAHVGIAMGTGTDVAIESAGITLVNGDLRGIARARRLSRATMRNIRQNLFFAFVYNTLGVPIAAGVLYPAAGLLLSPMLASAAMSFSSVSVVANALRLRRTEL
- a CDS encoding HAMP domain-containing histidine kinase, which encodes MTDEAIKVLLVEDDPAEAGRAREYLVDRCATPFGIVAVGTLAAARARLAEERFDAVVLDLDLPDSRGLDTLTQIRSVAGDVPIVILSALDSEETGVAAVRAGAQEYLVKEDVLRGVLARSVQQAIARRALQQELTQRTQQLEAANRLKDLFVDVMRHDLLDQVAAILGAADLLLAHEGDDESQDLLRTVVQRAERLAGIIRAATLYAKLQGPEELPKERLDLSALIRAAVAEVRQLVAEKQQRVTIRCAPESYAMVNPILQNALVQLLRNAVRYSPPGRRIDVSLGEADFGYRIAVTDWGDGIPSPERESLFSRLERPDRAAAKGTGLGVAIVKRVADLHGGRVGVAENPEGGSVFTIDLPRT
- a CDS encoding ATP-binding cassette domain-containing protein encodes the protein MLTVSNLSKAFGGQVVLAGVNWFVPAGARVAMVGANGSGKSTFLRIIAGEMEPDGGNFSLPKGATVGYLPQEVYGLAGRTVLAEAMSAFEHVHAIAAACGRIEAALAETGADDPRHEVLMTEYAAAREAWDAHGSYDLESRAEAVLAGLGFTADDLQRDCSEFSGGWQMRIALAKLLLEKPRLLLLDEPTNHLDLEARDWLEGFLRAYPHTVLLVAHDRYFLDQTVTGITELSRGKLTDFTCDYSHYLVEREERIRQQTEAYRQQQEEIERIQGFINRFRYQASKAALVQSRIKQLEKLPRLEPPEGMRTLHFRFPQPPRSGRMVLELRGAAKAYGSVSVYAGIDLTIERGRKVAVVGPNGAGKSTLMRLLAGAEPLDQGERRVGSNVSLSYFAQDRGASMDPDKTVLDVVTAAAPLDFVPLVRAFLGAFLFSGDAVFKPTRVLSGGERSRLALATLLLHPTNCLLLDEPTNHLDLAAKEVLLEALLAYAGTLVFVAHDRYFLDRLPDEIVEVGHGTAVRYLGNYDEYLRAKEREAQAPLAPTALRSAGLPVTAALSRDSRTAAPTPPDREAEKRAAREAAKRTRELATIEAQIAATEEELSRVVEVINAQNFYMTHPNPQSIFSQYARLKTVIESLYEKLERLDRKQAEQGQPT
- a CDS encoding PEP-CTERM sorting domain-containing protein gives rise to the protein MKSTIASRSAGTGRLREASGTRGHFGATAAVALLLLWSAPATAMPYLDFGVIAPTTGTISYATAGGALVGSGIDVDNIVGLSTPSNNGTTVTCVNCILSFTTGAFAGSPNPARWEFGPGGSLQIVGGVDFDNDGNLEIALGTTLLSGSFAGTTRVFGAGNVKVAAGGYQDVKESGLLSFFGLPTNVGYHGGFSLQFWATGTAPGTFASTQVRSGDFLNSPVPEPATMVLMGSGVLGAALLRWRGRRTAS
- a CDS encoding GFA family protein, whose protein sequence is MSSSDAFARGGCHCGRVRFEVAARPEKVVVCNCSVCTKKAYLHWIVPRGVFRLLAGADDLVTYAFNTGAAKHLFCRVCGVAPYYVPRSDPDRIDVNVRCLDNVDAAALPVEEYDGRNWEAAYGRYRSSGGT